The following are encoded in a window of Candidatus Eisenbacteria bacterium genomic DNA:
- a CDS encoding SIR2 family protein — translation MKVVLFLGAGFSAAFGLPVMNEFLSFANASPRLTPEQKKFLDALTLEARGANSFLQSRPTNLEDILSFALMKERLTPAQGSPESPGELMKMILHRIYTQIPLGSKYWSGYEVFKKFLNLDLQQSPHSLCFVTTNYDLNIECALSQMFVFANPGFNFAAGRAQRSGNFYTPKGIPVFKLHGSVNWFERAGEPDTVDVEEGMTSIRWMVGNTAETGPIPVVCSQNYVVPGSPVIVAPSFLKPNLRGPMGQVWTGARKVLGEADMLVFVGYSFPQSDTEMKYFLATALVDNPRLSRIVIVDPEADAIARRLRDENSKYGSHFRELLFESKFGWTDGVISHDTRSVVKM, via the coding sequence ATGAAAGTCGTGCTCTTTCTGGGCGCGGGCTTCTCGGCGGCCTTCGGGTTGCCGGTTATGAACGAGTTCCTCAGCTTTGCCAACGCCAGTCCACGACTCACACCAGAGCAGAAGAAGTTTCTAGATGCCCTCACCCTGGAAGCCCGAGGCGCGAACAGTTTTCTCCAAAGCAGGCCCACTAATCTTGAGGATATTCTCTCCTTCGCTCTGATGAAGGAGCGCCTAACCCCTGCTCAGGGGAGTCCAGAGAGCCCAGGCGAGCTCATGAAGATGATTCTGCATAGGATTTACACCCAAATTCCATTAGGCTCCAAGTACTGGTCTGGATACGAAGTCTTCAAGAAGTTCCTTAACTTAGACCTCCAGCAGTCGCCTCATAGCCTATGCTTCGTGACCACTAACTACGATTTGAATATAGAGTGTGCCCTAAGTCAGATGTTTGTCTTCGCCAATCCAGGCTTCAACTTCGCGGCTGGCAGAGCGCAACGTTCCGGGAACTTCTATACTCCAAAGGGGATACCGGTCTTCAAGCTGCATGGGTCGGTCAATTGGTTTGAACGAGCAGGCGAGCCAGACACCGTCGATGTGGAGGAGGGCATGACCAGCATTCGGTGGATGGTAGGCAACACAGCGGAGACTGGACCCATCCCAGTCGTGTGCTCACAGAATTATGTCGTCCCAGGCTCTCCAGTGATAGTTGCGCCTTCGTTTCTAAAACCTAATTTGCGAGGCCCGATGGGCCAAGTCTGGACGGGTGCCAGGAAAGTACTGGGAGAGGCGGATATGCTTGTGTTTGTCGGATACAGTTTTCCACAGTCTGACACGGAAATGAAGTACTTCCTTGCCACGGCGTTGGTCGATAACCCTCGCCTTAGCAGAATAGTGATAGTGGACCCTGAAGCTGATGCCATAGCTCGCAGGCTGAGGGATGAAAACAGCAAGTATGGGTCGCATTTCCGCGAACTACTCTTTGAGTCTAAGTTCGGCTGGACAGACGGCGTGATTTCCCATGACACTCGTTCTGTCGTTAAGATGTAG
- a CDS encoding ATP synthase F0 subunit C, with product MTFQSALGFSVPLAVSIAALGSGLALGKMGAAAMEAIGRQPEAAGKIQLGMIIGFAFIEALTIYALVTMFVLQGRIG from the coding sequence ATGACTTTTCAGAGTGCGCTCGGCTTTTCAGTTCCGCTGGCTGTCTCTATAGCCGCGTTGGGTTCCGGACTGGCGCTCGGGAAGATGGGTGCGGCGGCGATGGAAGCCATAGGAAGGCAACCCGAGGCTGCCGGGAAGATCCAGCTCGGCATGATCATCGGTTTCGCCTTCATCGAGGCTCTCACGATCTACGCGCTTGTGACGATGTTCGTTCTTCAAGGCAGGATCGGTTAG
- a CDS encoding 6-bladed beta-propeller, translating to MGQFHYPRGIAVDASGNVYVGDTCNHRIQVFTSSGTYITEWGGLGTGPGQFQGPHGIAFDASGNVYVADKGNYRIQVFCYGQTAVESTTWGRIKNMFR from the coding sequence GTGGGGCAGTTCCACTACCCTCGCGGTATCGCGGTAGATGCCAGTGGCAACGTCTACGTCGGGGATACCTGCAACCATCGCATCCAGGTTTTCACAAGCAGCGGGACCTATATCACCGAATGGGGCGGCTTGGGTACTGGGCCGGGGCAGTTCCAGGGGCCCCACGGTATCGCGTTTGATGCGAGCGGCAACGTATACGTCGCGGACAAAGGCAACTACCGCATCCAGGTGTTCTGCTACGGGCAGACAGCTGTTGAGAGCACGACCTGGGGCAGGATCAAGAACATGTTCAGGTAA
- the atpB gene encoding F0F1 ATP synthase subunit A, whose amino-acid sequence MPLLDIVAASEKTGAGPQGPPELPNIVTIIYDKFGSAPFAQFLHHWENVVFSFLIAVFLGVLCFLASRRPRVVPGGLQNLLEMIVEGISNFVCGILGEEGKKYVPFLGTLFIYIFCMNMFGLIPGMKSPSSSINTTAALAITVFIYVQYTGIRNLGVLGYIDHFAGRPRDVAGILLVPLMLPMHVITELAKPLSLSVRLFGNILGEDVLIAVFVGLGISIMAFLNLPVGIPLHLPFVFLAMLTGAIQALVFSVLSTIYFLMMFPHDEH is encoded by the coding sequence GTGCCTCTTCTCGACATAGTCGCGGCTTCAGAGAAAACGGGAGCGGGTCCCCAGGGTCCGCCGGAGCTTCCGAACATAGTCACAATCATCTACGACAAGTTCGGTTCCGCGCCCTTTGCCCAGTTCCTTCACCACTGGGAAAACGTGGTCTTTTCGTTTCTCATCGCCGTTTTTCTCGGCGTGCTGTGCTTTCTTGCTTCCAGAAGGCCTCGAGTTGTCCCCGGGGGTCTCCAAAACCTCCTGGAAATGATCGTCGAAGGGATCAGCAATTTTGTGTGTGGCATACTCGGAGAGGAAGGGAAAAAGTACGTTCCCTTCCTGGGGACCTTGTTCATTTACATTTTCTGCATGAACATGTTTGGACTCATCCCGGGAATGAAATCGCCCTCTTCGAGCATCAACACGACCGCGGCGCTGGCCATCACAGTTTTCATCTACGTTCAGTACACGGGAATAAGGAATCTTGGCGTTCTGGGGTACATCGATCATTTTGCGGGACGTCCGCGCGACGTTGCCGGCATCTTGCTTGTTCCGCTGATGTTGCCTATGCACGTAATCACGGAGCTGGCGAAGCCGCTCAGCCTTTCGGTGCGACTTTTCGGCAACATTCTGGGAGAAGACGTTCTCATCGCCGTTTTCGTGGGGTTGGGAATCAGTATCATGGCATTTCTGAATCTGCCCGTCGGAATCCCGCTTCATTTGCCGTTCGTGTTTCTTGCCATGTTGACGGGCGCCATCCAAGCGCTTGTGTTTTCTGTTTTGAGCACTATATACTTCCTCATGATGTTTCCTCACGACGAGCACTAG
- a CDS encoding catalase, with amino-acid sequence MKKKLTTNAGAPVVDNQNVMTAGRRGPMLLQNVWFLEKLAQFDREVIPERRMHAKGSGAYGTFTVTHDITRYTKAKIFSQVGKKTELFIRFSTVAGERGAADAERDIRGFAMKFYTEEGNWDLVGNNTPVFFLRDPLKFPDLNHAVKRDPRTNMRSARNNWDFWTSLPEALHQVTIVMSDRGIPCSYRHMHGFGSHTFSLINAKNERYWVKFHFRTQQGIRNLTDDEATAIIGKDRESHQRDLYESIEKGEFPRWTLSIQVMPEKDAAKCPYNPFDLTKVWFHKDYPLIEVGVLELNRNPENYFAEVEQSAFNPANVVPGIGFSPDKMLQGRLFSYGDAQRYRLGVNHHLIPVNASRCPFHSYHRDGAMRVDGNHGSTLGYEPNSYGEWQEQPDFAEPPLSLEGAADHWNHREDKDYYSQPGLLFRLMSAEQQAVLFANTGRALGDAPREVKDRHIGNCLKADPAYGKGVAKALGISLSEVPTEG; translated from the coding sequence ATGAAGAAGAAACTCACTACCAACGCCGGCGCCCCCGTCGTTGACAACCAAAACGTAATGACCGCCGGGCGGCGCGGGCCGATGCTGTTGCAGAATGTCTGGTTCCTGGAGAAGCTCGCCCAGTTTGATCGAGAGGTAATCCCGGAGCGCCGCATGCACGCCAAGGGTTCAGGCGCGTACGGCACCTTTACCGTCACCCACGATATAACCCGCTATACCAAGGCCAAGATATTCTCCCAAGTGGGAAAGAAGACCGAACTCTTCATCCGTTTTTCTACGGTGGCCGGTGAACGCGGCGCGGCTGACGCCGAGCGTGACATCCGAGGCTTCGCGATGAAGTTTTACACCGAGGAAGGAAACTGGGACTTGGTGGGTAACAACACGCCCGTATTCTTTTTGCGTGATCCACTCAAGTTCCCCGACCTCAACCACGCCGTCAAGCGGGATCCTCGCACTAACATGCGCAGCGCCCGCAATAACTGGGACTTCTGGACCTCGCTGCCGGAGGCGCTACATCAAGTCACCATCGTCATGAGCGACCGGGGCATTCCCTGTTCCTACCGCCACATGCACGGCTTTGGCAGCCACACCTTCAGTCTTATCAACGCGAAGAATGAACGGTACTGGGTCAAGTTTCACTTCCGCACGCAACAGGGAATCCGCAACCTGACCGACGACGAGGCCACGGCGATCATCGGCAAAGACAGGGAAAGCCACCAGCGCGACTTGTACGAAAGCATCGAGAAGGGCGAGTTTCCCCGTTGGACTCTGTCTATTCAGGTGATGCCGGAGAAGGATGCGGCGAAATGCCCCTACAACCCCTTTGACCTTACCAAGGTCTGGTTCCACAAGGATTATCCGCTGATCGAGGTGGGTGTCCTCGAGCTGAACCGTAACCCGGAAAACTATTTTGCGGAGGTCGAACAGTCGGCCTTCAACCCGGCCAACGTCGTGCCCGGCATCGGCTTTTCACCTGACAAGATGCTGCAGGGGCGACTGTTTTCCTACGGCGACGCCCAGCGTTACCGACTCGGCGTAAATCACCATCTGATCCCGGTCAATGCTTCCCGCTGCCCATTTCATAGTTACCATCGCGACGGCGCCATGCGGGTTGACGGCAACCACGGCAGCACCCTCGGCTACGAACCCAATAGTTACGGCGAGTGGCAAGAGCAGCCGGATTTTGCTGAACCACCGCTCAGCCTGGAAGGGGCCGCGGACCATTGGAATCACCGCGAGGACAAAGACTATTACTCCCAGCCCGGTCTGCTATTCCGGCTGATGAGCGCCGAGCAGCAAGCAGTGCTCTTTGCCAACACCGGCCGCGCCCTTGGAGACGCGCCGCGTGAGGTGAAGGACCGCCACATCGGCAACTGCCTGAAGGCCGATCCGGCCTACGGCAAAGGGGTGGCCAAGGCACTGGGTATCTCCCTGAGCGAAGTCCCCACAGAAGGGTAG
- the atpH gene encoding ATP synthase F1 subunit delta: MQSRSASRKYAEALFRFADDTDDIDAVRADLESLAGLLRRTPALHLFVESPDVKDAEKVALFESTFQGRVKNSTWLFLLLLLRRKRIALLPEILSEYTRMDEERKGIKKVLIVSAVPLEKKETELLTSRLQTLTGQTILIDTKVDRSIIGGIVVYLDGKVIDGSMRTELEELKGKLLAASMN, encoded by the coding sequence ATGCAAAGTCGAAGCGCTTCTAGGAAATACGCGGAGGCACTGTTTCGCTTCGCCGACGATACAGACGACATCGACGCGGTGCGAGCGGACCTGGAGAGTCTTGCCGGCCTGCTCCGTCGCACGCCCGCGCTGCACTTGTTCGTCGAGTCTCCGGACGTTAAGGACGCGGAGAAGGTGGCCCTCTTTGAGAGCACATTCCAGGGGAGAGTGAAGAACTCGACGTGGCTATTTTTGCTGCTGCTCCTCAGGCGAAAGAGGATTGCCTTGCTTCCCGAGATTCTTTCAGAGTACACGCGGATGGACGAAGAAAGAAAGGGCATCAAGAAAGTCTTGATTGTGTCCGCCGTGCCTCTGGAAAAGAAGGAGACGGAGCTTCTGACCTCGAGGCTACAGACCTTGACCGGCCAGACCATACTGATCGACACAAAGGTGGATCGCTCCATAATCGGTGGCATCGTTGTTTATCTGGACGGAAAAGTCATAGACGGAAGCATGCGCACAGAACTGGAAGAGTTGAAGGGTAAGCTTCTTGCCGCGTCAATGAACTGA
- the atpF gene encoding F0F1 ATP synthase subunit B, with the protein MQLEYGQIVTQILGFLIVLWIMKRFAWKPLLRMLEDRKERIRSELEEAERRKEDAGKLRQQYEDKLKSIDAEARARLQEAVKNAQKVASEIKEEARADVKEMLGRARDEIERDRAQALAELRNEVVNMAVRASEKILRETLDVEKHRKMIADFIENLEQVDAKSKRF; encoded by the coding sequence ATGCAACTTGAGTATGGTCAGATAGTGACCCAGATCCTCGGCTTCTTGATTGTCCTCTGGATAATGAAGCGATTCGCCTGGAAACCTCTGCTGCGAATGCTTGAAGATAGGAAAGAAAGGATTCGCTCGGAGCTGGAAGAGGCGGAACGGCGAAAGGAGGACGCGGGAAAACTCCGGCAGCAATACGAGGACAAGCTCAAGTCAATCGATGCGGAAGCCAGGGCAAGACTCCAGGAAGCCGTGAAGAATGCGCAGAAGGTCGCTTCCGAGATAAAGGAGGAAGCACGCGCCGACGTCAAGGAGATGCTTGGTCGCGCGCGCGATGAAATCGAACGAGACCGTGCCCAGGCGCTCGCGGAGTTGAGAAACGAAGTCGTGAACATGGCCGTCAGAGCCTCCGAGAAGATTCTGCGAGAGACTCTGGATGTCGAGAAACACAGAAAGATGATTGCTGATTTCATAGAGAATCTGGAACAAGTAGATGCAAAGTCGAAGCGCTTCTAG
- a CDS encoding response regulator: MAVSTGERSKKKKVLVADDDPRVVELLHITLSQNGYDVLSAVDGREALEVADKHRPDVVILDVKMPKADGYEVCAALKASSTGCRPPVILISGQCDATSRLEGLLKGADDFLMKPFSPRELIAKIDKALKGFEDSKILTDVSVKLEKEIKRGEQELEKVNNELKRLLYSKDTLIGLSQQLNSCLRLEALLDTFLLTVVGQLRVESACFFIAKGWDSRVLVHSLSKGVRPGLVEHLQILFDSSLGSILASHEKPLGIDELESCPGAGDQVKAIAAAGFILCHPIHVRGRLIGALLLGERVHGNGFTELDMEMLASLSSSAGIAIENARLYNELQETYVATIKAFVNTIEAKDPYTRGHTERVAEYATAIAEGMGLGPDEIENIRFGAILHDIGKLGVYEQILWKPTALDEEEWKIVKSHPETGASILTGIRFLEKAIDIVRHHHERLDGKGYPDGLKGDALSLYARIACVADSFDAMTSDRAYRDALSVEEALAQMVEKSGTQFDPTVTKAFAKLIKAGSVKIG, encoded by the coding sequence ATGGCAGTTTCCACCGGCGAGCGCTCCAAGAAGAAAAAGGTGCTCGTGGCCGACGACGACCCCAGGGTGGTCGAGCTTCTTCACATCACCCTTTCCCAGAACGGATACGATGTCCTGTCCGCGGTTGATGGGCGAGAGGCCCTGGAAGTCGCAGACAAACACAGGCCGGACGTGGTCATTCTTGACGTGAAGATGCCCAAGGCAGACGGGTATGAAGTCTGCGCGGCGCTCAAAGCAAGCAGCACCGGGTGCCGCCCGCCCGTGATACTGATCTCGGGTCAGTGCGACGCCACCTCGAGGCTCGAGGGCCTCTTGAAAGGTGCCGACGATTTTCTGATGAAACCCTTCTCGCCGAGAGAGCTTATTGCAAAAATAGACAAGGCCTTGAAAGGCTTCGAAGACAGCAAAATCCTTACGGACGTCAGCGTCAAGCTGGAAAAGGAAATCAAGCGCGGCGAACAGGAACTCGAAAAGGTCAACAACGAGCTCAAGAGGCTGCTTTACAGCAAGGACACTCTCATAGGTCTCAGCCAGCAACTCAACAGTTGCCTCAGACTCGAGGCCCTTCTTGACACTTTTCTTCTCACCGTCGTCGGTCAGTTGCGCGTGGAAAGCGCGTGTTTTTTCATAGCAAAGGGTTGGGATTCCAGGGTGTTGGTCCATTCTCTCTCCAAGGGTGTGAGGCCCGGGCTCGTCGAGCATCTCCAGATTCTCTTTGACAGTTCCCTCGGTTCCATACTCGCCTCGCACGAGAAGCCGCTCGGCATCGACGAGCTGGAGAGCTGTCCAGGCGCCGGCGATCAGGTGAAAGCGATTGCCGCGGCGGGCTTCATACTGTGCCATCCCATCCACGTGAGAGGACGCTTGATTGGAGCCCTTCTGCTCGGTGAAAGGGTGCACGGGAATGGTTTCACCGAGCTTGACATGGAGATGCTGGCAAGCCTTTCCAGTTCCGCCGGCATCGCCATCGAGAACGCGCGACTCTACAACGAGCTCCAGGAAACTTACGTCGCCACAATCAAAGCCTTCGTGAACACGATCGAGGCGAAGGACCCCTACACCCGCGGCCATACGGAACGGGTTGCCGAATATGCAACGGCGATCGCGGAAGGCATGGGTCTTGGCCCCGACGAAATAGAGAACATAAGGTTCGGTGCGATTCTCCACGACATCGGCAAACTCGGAGTCTACGAACAGATTCTCTGGAAGCCCACGGCTCTGGATGAAGAGGAGTGGAAGATCGTGAAGAGTCACCCGGAGACGGGCGCCTCCATCCTGACCGGTATCAGGTTCCTTGAGAAAGCAATCGACATAGTGAGGCACCACCACGAACGTCTGGACGGAAAAGGTTATCCTGATGGGTTGAAAGGGGACGCGCTTTCTCTGTACGCGCGCATAGCATGCGTGGCGGACAGCTTCGATGCCATGACGAGCGATAGAGCGTACAGGGACGCGCTTTCCGTTGAGGAAGCTCTTGCTCAGATGGTGGAGAAATCCGGCACTCAGTTCGATCCAACAGTGACCAAGGCTTTCGCTAAACTCATCAAGGCAGGCAGCGTCAAGATCGGATAG
- a CDS encoding chemotaxis protein CheW, which produces MATDANDVSSGTNSGGRGGHAPARTTIALRIRVNRIFVDVQSVHGCTEIERLSRIPGAPKSVTGLILFMGEAVPLIDLFGGSTVCSTPGGLTQRRKADEYVVIFSIRGIRFAVRVDEPPQMCTDMSAFEIAGGNVCHMRTRHLERLFDLRLARVKNMAPAESDSRTGNNPEAKSDSHGIEQTEQTAAKSITDLCCAT; this is translated from the coding sequence ATGGCAACTGACGCTAACGACGTAAGCTCCGGGACAAACTCGGGTGGGCGGGGCGGCCACGCTCCTGCTCGCACTACAATAGCACTCAGAATTCGAGTCAATCGTATCTTCGTCGACGTACAATCAGTCCACGGTTGCACTGAAATCGAGAGGTTGAGCAGAATCCCCGGCGCTCCCAAGAGCGTGACGGGCTTGATTCTTTTCATGGGTGAGGCCGTCCCCCTTATTGATCTCTTTGGAGGATCGACCGTGTGCTCGACTCCCGGCGGATTGACGCAACGGAGAAAGGCGGACGAGTACGTTGTGATCTTTTCAATAAGAGGAATCAGGTTCGCCGTTAGAGTAGATGAGCCTCCCCAAATGTGCACGGACATGAGTGCGTTTGAGATTGCCGGAGGCAACGTCTGCCATATGCGAACACGGCATCTCGAGCGCCTGTTTGATCTCCGCCTTGCTCGAGTGAAGAACATGGCTCCTGCCGAGAGCGACTCTCGCACCGGAAACAACCCCGAAGCCAAAAGCGACTCTCACGGGATAGAACAGACGGAACAAACGGCGGCGAAGTCAATCACCGATCTCTGCTGCGCTACTTGA
- a CDS encoding methyl-accepting chemotaxis protein, which yields MEEALKKRLILFAFVPLVIVPLVLVGTLWFATGWYPSSLWVASKGWETKVVLGALAVAVAFIVVELLVLLYVARVAGRGVRCLLKVAESTKLPESGLPGPLKEDVEFNVLARRVEQLSRGNKDQAAVSRRLSHLEEELARIGNSVEEVLIGSPFVPLPESEGATERLVSLINRMLPEFSELRKASVKEMRTVEKDLGETREASQQLAAHAERSFLESTEVLVAAREVSRLVAEAREKLHAIAGKSEEKPGAKLQKESIRDAVTRVVETAARGIEELSKGLMKASALSRSSERIANRASVLALNVAVEAARASLPGMNVLAEEIRRLAEFARGCSDDSAVIVKEIETKVDAVVRAIHISQEEVRIKTRTLGFGPDEQAQESGEADAELERITSRLDDTVGKLLSKVQELSRLTEKASREAERVSRKAVAVHDQTKALAEGESWKSPSTMAEPSRIETLSNDDFLIGD from the coding sequence ATGGAAGAGGCACTGAAGAAGAGACTGATTCTGTTTGCGTTCGTACCGCTTGTGATTGTGCCCCTCGTCTTGGTTGGCACTCTGTGGTTCGCCACCGGGTGGTACCCTTCCTCGTTGTGGGTTGCGTCCAAGGGGTGGGAGACAAAAGTGGTGCTCGGAGCGCTTGCCGTTGCCGTGGCGTTTATCGTGGTCGAGCTCCTGGTGCTCCTTTACGTTGCGCGCGTCGCAGGCAGAGGAGTGAGGTGTCTTCTGAAGGTGGCGGAAAGTACGAAACTGCCCGAGAGCGGTCTGCCCGGCCCACTCAAGGAAGACGTCGAGTTCAACGTGCTTGCAAGGCGAGTTGAACAGCTCAGCAGAGGCAACAAGGATCAGGCCGCCGTCTCACGCAGACTCTCCCATCTCGAGGAAGAGCTTGCGAGGATAGGCAACTCAGTCGAAGAGGTCTTGATAGGTTCGCCGTTTGTGCCCCTTCCCGAATCGGAAGGTGCCACGGAAAGGCTTGTGTCTCTCATCAACAGGATGCTACCCGAGTTCTCCGAACTTCGCAAGGCGTCCGTGAAAGAGATGCGCACCGTCGAGAAAGACCTGGGCGAAACCAGAGAAGCCAGTCAACAACTGGCGGCTCACGCCGAAAGAAGTTTTCTCGAATCGACGGAAGTTCTCGTTGCGGCCAGAGAAGTATCGAGACTCGTTGCCGAGGCCAGGGAGAAGCTCCACGCAATCGCAGGCAAGTCCGAAGAGAAACCGGGGGCGAAGCTGCAGAAGGAGAGCATTCGCGATGCAGTGACAAGAGTCGTCGAAACCGCCGCGAGGGGCATCGAGGAACTCAGCAAGGGACTCATGAAGGCGAGTGCCCTCTCGAGAAGCTCGGAGCGAATAGCGAACAGGGCCTCGGTTCTTGCACTCAACGTTGCAGTTGAGGCGGCGAGGGCGTCGTTGCCGGGTATGAATGTTCTGGCCGAAGAAATACGTAGGCTGGCGGAGTTCGCAAGAGGTTGTAGCGACGACAGCGCGGTTATTGTCAAGGAGATAGAAACGAAGGTTGACGCCGTGGTCCGCGCCATCCACATCTCTCAAGAAGAAGTGAGAATCAAGACGCGTACCCTCGGCTTCGGACCAGACGAGCAGGCACAGGAGAGCGGGGAAGCCGACGCCGAGCTCGAACGGATAACGTCGAGGCTCGACGATACGGTGGGAAAGCTTCTTTCCAAAGTGCAGGAGCTCTCGAGGCTCACCGAAAAGGCTTCGCGCGAGGCCGAGCGCGTGAGTCGTAAGGCCGTGGCCGTACACGATCAGACGAAGGCTCTCGCGGAAGGGGAAAGTTGGAAGAGCCCCTCCACGATGGCGGAGCCGTCTCGCATTGAAACGCTCTCCAATGATGATTTCCTCATCGGAGATTGA
- a CDS encoding EamA family transporter — protein MRTKAQLYALLAAALFGASAPFAKLLLRSLQPLQLSGLLYLGSGLGLLLFRLSQRFLAGPDRRQAALRRDDVGWLVGAVICGGLLAPAVLMYSLSSTPAAVASLLLNFEAVSTTFIAAVFFKEQAGRRLWLAVAVITIGSLILTVDRGAALGLSFGSLGVLTACFLWGIDNNLTRHISGKDPVMIVVIKGLGAGSFALALSFWTGSSLTSYSTAFLAMLLGCLSYGVSLLLFILALRDLGSSRASALFGTAPFLGALVSFITFRYLPSVQFLISVPVMLLGAFLLLRESHGHLHLHTNVLHEHPHTHDEHHGHTHDDSVERSSERHSHAHKHETLQHEHAHVPDIHHRHEHH, from the coding sequence ATGAGAACGAAAGCACAACTCTATGCTTTGTTGGCGGCGGCGCTCTTCGGTGCCAGTGCCCCGTTTGCCAAACTACTGCTAAGAAGCCTTCAGCCTCTGCAGTTGTCAGGATTGCTGTATCTTGGCAGCGGTCTTGGCTTGCTCCTTTTCAGACTGTCACAACGGTTTCTTGCCGGACCGGACCGCAGACAAGCGGCTCTCAGAAGAGATGATGTTGGTTGGCTGGTCGGAGCTGTGATATGCGGGGGCTTGCTGGCACCTGCCGTCTTGATGTATTCACTATCAAGCACGCCCGCCGCTGTGGCCTCTCTCCTTCTAAACTTTGAAGCTGTGAGCACAACGTTTATTGCTGCTGTTTTCTTCAAGGAGCAGGCAGGCCGACGTCTGTGGTTGGCCGTTGCAGTAATTACAATCGGAAGTTTGATCTTGACGGTTGATAGAGGTGCAGCATTGGGACTGTCGTTTGGTTCATTGGGGGTGCTCACCGCGTGCTTTCTCTGGGGCATCGACAACAATTTGACAAGACATATATCGGGAAAAGACCCGGTCATGATCGTTGTCATCAAGGGGTTAGGAGCTGGGAGCTTTGCGTTGGCGTTGTCCTTCTGGACTGGCTCCTCGTTAACGTCGTACTCAACTGCTTTTCTCGCCATGTTACTAGGTTGTCTCAGCTACGGTGTAAGCCTTCTCCTCTTCATCCTCGCTCTCAGAGACCTTGGTTCATCGCGCGCAAGCGCACTGTTCGGTACGGCCCCTTTTCTGGGTGCACTTGTGTCCTTCATCACTTTCCGCTACCTGCCCTCTGTGCAGTTTCTTATTTCGGTTCCAGTGATGCTCCTGGGGGCATTCTTGCTTCTCAGGGAAAGCCACGGTCATCTGCATCTTCATACCAATGTTCTGCATGAGCATCCGCATACCCACGATGAACATCATGGTCATACACATGACGACAGCGTTGAGCGCTCCTCCGAGAGACATTCGCACGCTCACAAACATGAAACATTGCAACATGAGCATGCGCATGTGCCGGACATTCATCACCGACACGAGCACCATTGA
- a CDS encoding AtpZ/AtpI family protein — MGKKPDERYAMLRQAGLVTLIPFLLLVSPVVGYYIGRFLDKRFHTSFLWIAFLVLGFVAGAREVYRVIVRVGRETESGDQ, encoded by the coding sequence ATGGGGAAGAAGCCAGACGAGCGATATGCCATGCTTCGGCAGGCAGGGCTAGTCACGCTGATACCCTTTCTTCTCCTGGTCTCTCCTGTTGTGGGCTACTACATAGGGCGGTTTCTCGACAAGAGATTCCACACCTCTTTTCTGTGGATTGCGTTCCTCGTGCTGGGCTTTGTCGCCGGCGCGAGGGAGGTTTACAGAGTCATTGTGAGGGTCGGCAGAGAAACCGAGTCCGGTGATCAATGA
- a CDS encoding 6-bladed beta-propeller: MPTIVGRFNLNHEVAMRKCAVIPLVVICALLPAAAWSQLPPACCTQWGSEGTGRGQFDWPEGVALDADGYTYVADTYNHRIQLFRSDGGYILQWGSEGTGPGQFYEPCAITLDTDGNVYVADLGNHRIQKFTNIGGYITKWGGWGTGPGQFYGPLGVAVDASSNVYVSDPDNDRIQKFTSSGGYITEWGSYGTGPGQFGCPHGVAVDASGNVYVVDEGNDRIQVFTSSGGYITEWGSSTTLAVSR; the protein is encoded by the coding sequence GTGCCGACGATAGTTGGACGTTTCAATCTTAACCACGAGGTTGCCATGAGAAAGTGCGCCGTGATTCCGCTCGTCGTCATCTGCGCTCTGCTCCCTGCCGCAGCATGGAGCCAATTGCCACCCGCCTGCTGCACCCAGTGGGGCAGCGAGGGGACGGGGCGCGGGCAATTCGACTGGCCTGAAGGTGTCGCGCTTGATGCTGATGGCTACACCTACGTTGCGGACACTTACAACCACCGCATCCAGCTGTTCAGAAGCGATGGCGGGTACATCCTTCAGTGGGGCAGCGAGGGCACCGGGCCTGGGCAATTCTATGAGCCCTGTGCTATCACGCTTGACACCGATGGCAACGTCTACGTCGCCGACCTAGGCAACCATCGCATCCAGAAATTCACTAACATTGGTGGCTACATCACCAAGTGGGGAGGCTGGGGCACCGGACCTGGGCAGTTCTACGGGCCCCTCGGTGTCGCGGTTGATGCCAGTAGCAACGTCTACGTCTCAGACCCAGACAACGATCGCATACAGAAGTTCACCAGTAGCGGCGGTTACATCACCGAGTGGGGCAGCTATGGCACGGGGCCGGGGCAGTTCGGCTGCCCCCATGGTGTCGCGGTTGATGCCAGTGGCAATGTCTACGTCGTGGACGAAGGCAATGATCGCATCCAAGTTTTCACAAGCAGCGGCGGGTACATCACCGAGTGGGGCAGTTCCACTACCCTCGCGGTATCGCGGTAG